Below is a genomic region from Oncorhynchus keta strain PuntledgeMale-10-30-2019 unplaced genomic scaffold, Oket_V2 Un_contig_7759_pilon_pilon, whole genome shotgun sequence.
AGGCCTGGAAGGCAGGGCCTGGGAGGCAGGGCCTGGGAGGCAGGCCTGGAAGGCAGTCctccagggcctgattggtgtcactcCTTTCTCCATCCcgagcaaacacagctgattcatCAAATctcattctaaactgaagatcatgatcagttgattattggagtcaggtgtgttagctgggtctGGGGCAAAACTGTGCCACCAATCGGGCCCTCAAGGACTGGAGGGCCCATTTGTAATGGTATGGACAACCTGCTGAGAGATTCCATACCAGGACAGCTTGAAAACATTTGGGTATCTCAGGTTGTTCTGGCAATTGGTCTCCTGAGtggggcagtggtctaaggctctgcatctcagtgctagaggtgtcaatGGCACTGAGATGTCTGTATCACGTACTGTTAATGGATCATAGGTTCTTACAGGAGGCACTTTCAACATGACTTTCAAAGAAACAAAACATTGTGATGcaaatgtaaaaagcatgtcTATATCATACTTCCTTCCAATTAAGTGTCTATGTGAGAATTGCCATAAAAATCTGTGATACCTAAAATATTTCAGGGCTTTTCTGGCGTGGAACTACCCTGCTACAATACTATATTTGAGTAAATATCAAAGTGTAACAAACAAATAGCCTAGTTATAGCAGCATTGAAGTCTATGCTATGAATGCAACCCTGTGTTGTATCCATGATTTAATTCAGATCATTCTCCCTCTGGAGTGGTTCCCCCTGAACAAGCCCAGTGCTGGAGACTACTTTCACATGGCCTACAATGTCATCACGCCATTCCTACTGCTCAAGGTGGGTGACTGTCTGGAACCACCAAACACAAACTGCAAGGCTGGTTGATACCGTTTGTTCACAATTGCAGTTGCCCTATAAGCTACAGTGACAATGAAATGTGTCCAAAATAATCGCTTTTCAATATGGCATGAATTAATCCGATTAATTTGTGATGCTCACATGCTATACtaagtgcatgtgtgtgcatgcacattgactgtgtgtgtttacttgcctgttaatgtgtgtgtgtgtgttaacatgcctgttactgtgtgtgtgtgtttacatgtctgttaatgtgtgtgtgtgtgtttacatgcctgttatgtgtgtgtgtgtgtgtgtgtgtgtgtgtgtgtgtgtgtgtgtgtgtgtgtgtgtgtgtgtgtgtgtgtgtgtgtgtgtgtgtgtgtgtgtgtgtttacatgtctgttaatgtgtatgtgtgtgtttacatgtctgttaatgtgtgtgtgcgtgtgtgtttacatgcctgctactgtgtgtgtttacatgcctgctactgtgtgtttacatgcctgttaatgtgtgtgtgtgtgtgtgtgtgtgtgtgtgtgtgtgtgtgtgtgtgtgtgtgtgtgtgtgtttacatgtctcttaatgtgtgtgtgttaacatgcctgttactgtgtgtgtgtgcgtgtgtgtttacatgcctgctactgtgtgtttccatgcctgttaatgtgtgtgtgtgtgtgtgtgtgtttgtgtgtgtttacatgtctgttagtgtgtgtgtttgtgtgtgtttacatgtctgttaatgtgtgtgtgtgtgtgtttacatgcctgttagtgtgtgtgtgtttacatgtctattagtgtgtgtgtgtttacattcctgttaatgtgtgtgtgtttacatgtctgttaatgtgtgtgtgttaacatgccTGTTAcggcgtgtgtgtgcgtgtgtgtttacatgtctgttaatgtgtgtgtgtgtgtgtttacatgcctgttaatgtgtgtgtgtgtgtgtttacatgcctgttaatgtgtgtgtgctctcgtccctctctgagcagctgaTTGAGAGGAGTCCCAGGGCCCTGCCTCGCTCCGCCGTGTACCTGAGCATCATCACCTTAGTGATGGGCGCCAGCATCCACCTGGTGGGCGACTCCATCAACCATCGTCTGCTGCTGAGTGGCTACCAGCTCCACCTGTCTGTCAGAGAGAACCCCATCATCAAAGACCTCAAACCTGCTACACTGGTAGGCTACACCTTTTTATTAGAGAAGATATACTTTGTTAGTCCATACGGGACGGAAACGTCTTCTGCTTTTCACCCAACTCCTTCCGATACAATATGACCAAATTCCGGAAGATTATAGTTCTGGGTTAACCAGGATGAATGAATGCATGGTGCCTGATAGAGCTCAAATGTATGCTGTTTCATATCAACCAACAACAATGTATGCTGTTGATATTGTTTGAACATGTttcttatttgatttattttagatTGATTCGTTTGAGCTTCTTTATTTTTATGATGAACAACTGGGACATTTGATGTGGTATGTGGTCATCACTTTTAATGGAATATTCTCTTCTGCTTACTGTCATAACATGCTATTGGTTGATAATACAATTTAGATGAAAAACGTTTTAAAATGGTTGAACAAGGACTGTTTTTCAAATTGAGTTGATTTATATATTGGTCTGTATATCTAAAAATTCAAATGTTATTGTTCGGGTACACATACGtttcagatgttattgcgggttcgctctggataagagcgtctgctaaatgacttaaatgtaaatgtaaatgtttagcGAAAAGCTTATGTTCAGTGCAGTaatactgaacaaaacaataagcAAATGCAAGTCCAAAAAATGTCAATAAAGGTATTAAGGAATATTAGAACAAGCAATatcagagtccggaatataaatatgtatgtatataatGGTATGGATAGACAatgacattatggacagtatgtggctagaaaaggtgtgtacagcagcagttatataggatgagtcttgactagaatacactatatacagtatgtggctagaaaaggtgtgtacagcagcagttatataggatgagtcttgactagaatacactatatacagtatgtggctagaaaaggtgtgtacagcagcagttatataggatgagtcttgactagaatacactatatacagtatgtggctagaaaaggtgtgtacagcagcagttatataggatgagtcttgactagaatacactatatacagtatgtggctagaaaaggtgtgtacagcagcagttatataggatgagtcttgactagaatacactatatacagtatgtggctagaaaaggtgtgtacagcagcagttatataggatgagtcttgactagaatacactatatacagtatgtggctagaaaaggtgtgtacagcagcagttatataggatgagtcttgactagaatacactatatacagtatgtggctagaaaaggtgtgtacagcagcagttatataggatgagtcttgactagaatacactatatacagtatgtagctagacaaggtgtgtacagcagcagttatataggatgagtcttgactagaatacactatatacagtatgtagctagaaaaggtgtgtacagcagcagttatataggatgagtcttgactagaatacactatatacagtatgtagctagaaaaggtgtgtacagcagcagttatataggatgagtcttgactagaatacactatatacagtatgtagctagaaaaggtgtgtacagcagcagttatataggatgagtcttgactagaatacactatatacagtatgtagctagaaaaggtgtgtacagcagcagttatataggatgagtcttgactagaatacactatatacagtatgtagctagaaaaggtgtgtacagcagcagttatataggatgagtcttgactagaatacactatatacagtatgtagctagaaaaggtgtgtacagcagcagttatataggatgagtcttgactagaatacactatatacagtatggaAACATTTTTAAAGTGACCACTGTTCAGTATTTGCAATGAGTTTGTAATAAGTTGACATGAACTAGTTTTCAACTgagttctctccttctctcttcctccaggTATATTCCTTTCTTCATAATCCTCTTCCTCTACTTCACTGGCTGCTTTACTCACGTCAAAGAGGAGAAGACGATGCCCCTGTCTGGTTGGCTGCTACTCGGACCCAGTGCCCTCTACTATTGGTCAGTTCCCTCATTACTTCCTTCTATTATGATGATGCTAGTTTGTGTTAGGTTGGCTGATACTCGGACCCAGTGCCATCTACTATTGGTCAGTCCCCTCATTACTTCCTTCTTTTGACTTGAGAAATGTTTTCTGAGCAAAGATTTGTAAAACTTTTTAAAAACGTTTTATTTTTATTAGACAtataagactgtaaaaacacca
It encodes:
- the LOC127926535 gene encoding ceroid-lipofuscinosis neuronal protein 6 homolog isoform X1 produces the protein MQAAARKRQSNAPRLSTNPSQPESKPKGSSMKRPQFHFDLWFYLTVQNWILDFGRPIVMIILPLEWFPLNKPSAGDYFHMAYNVITPFLLLKLIERSPRALPRSAVYLSIITLVMGASIHLVGDSINHRLLLSGYQLHLSVRENPIIKDLKPATLIDSFELLYFYDEQLGHLMWYIPFFIILFLYFTGCFTHVKEEKTMPLSGWLLLGPSALYYWYLVTEGQIFQLFLLTFLAMVAMVIHQRHKGSVLDANGLFLFASFSVTMFLVAVWVAWLWSDPVLRKKYPGHLYVPEPWSYYTLHVKDSH
- the LOC127926535 gene encoding ceroid-lipofuscinosis neuronal protein 6-like isoform X2; protein product: MAYNVITPFLLLKLIERSPRALPRSAVYLSIITLVMGASIHLVGDSINHRLLLSGYQLHLSVRENPIIKDLKPATLIDSFELLYFYDEQLGHLMWYIPFFIILFLYFTGCFTHVKEEKTMPLSGWLLLGPSALYYWYLVTEGQIFQLFLLTFLAMVAMVIHQRHKGSVLDANGLFLFASFSVTMFLVAVWVAWLWSDPVLRKKYPGHLYVPEPWSYYTLHVKDSH